One window from the genome of Hippoglossus hippoglossus isolate fHipHip1 chromosome 6, fHipHip1.pri, whole genome shotgun sequence encodes:
- the otogl gene encoding otogelin-like protein isoform X2 has translation MNLKWTVKRFLLVSLSVSHLLSLEGAQSRLSVREERLQRRANALRRKRDLLGEEVGIHLREPEETYRPLLSEGTLSRSILHNYTARDASSEYCGCLNGGWCQEGGVCDCAQFQALGDRCQIIPNQGQDRDGICRSWGQHHYETFDGTYFYFPGTCSYILAQDCHSATPQYTVWVHNSRVCDGSVYSCPRALSLFFPNEEEIHISGYQVHQGGRRLSLPQTVGGVFIERLADYLLVKSVFGFSLAWDGGSGVYLKMSEEHQGAPCGLCGNFNHLAGDDLTTARGIRTDEPAMFANSWSVDLPHERACPSVDLDFNGPCQSESDMDDAIEKCSALLFFPFLSCHENIDPNPFVASCVSDLCVSDDEETFCRALVEYTRACSHVGYPVREWRDSFPSCNDGCEESFVYRDCISCCPPTCTFEKECLGTNLHCLDGCYCPDGLILQNGTCIAVSQCPCVYHGASYIQGHVLQQGCSVCVCMGGVWNCTENNCTAECSVVGDVFVTTFDGRMFLQPGACQYVLAKSRSGSRFTVTLQYTTCAEHQVCIQSVTVVLDEDVSHQITLTREAEVIIGVNPAPALPYIDGIVEVRRLTSVFTQLKVGIGLRVHYDGRGGQVYLQLDSQWRGQTLGLCGTFNGNLRDDFLSPAGMIEGTPQLHANVWKVSSACVAPVNLPIIDPCEMNQHNVFYATQCEVLLGSVFAPCHGYISPNVYQQQCRYQACRCGSSCLCTALAHYAYLCSKHGVNLNFRSHVSECGVVCLGGMLYHSCASSCGRSCRALSSTETCHPDDCAEGCGCPDGSFYDDVRQRCVQLSQCHCYSMGGVSQPGEVTFSASGPCLCRNGKMECVPEEKEPDSVEVGDCPEGKVYHSCTEQRGGVACAPTCRNLMLNLTCPPNTPCIPGCVCPPGLVLHHGGCYYPENCPCAWLGLEYLPGETVETSCYKCVCHRGYFNCSYSPCPAVCTVYSDRHYHTFDGLEYDYYSDCQVYLLKSAGETEVSIVSQNKDCYESGIVCMKILVIHVGLTKIYFTDNSGNPSPSTVVGRGSEFELWKAGYYTVVQFSNQDLTILWDRKTTVHIRAGPQWKGLLSGLCGNFDSVTVNDMTTSSHMEVNNAQTFGDSWALGQCESDHVVERPCEGDLGRQPYAKRECALLYSDVFAPCHNVVDVAWFYRNCLTDTCNCNRGGDCECLCTSIAAYAHKCCQQGITIHWRSPSVCPYDCEYYNLELGNGPFSLVSAVYNDTMFGVNRTSSSVFPLVRERLGQLPAPGLLFNFMITAGLQKERTSRVPVVSLESAERPNYFLAVSGRSRLQLEHWSRGEEFSRRATFIQHQGLFLPGHTSFELIGQPGIFLTLTRTSARAQRYDTSEGFKSGSSFTLEESSIVIPYRMMCEWRYQACASPCVHTCSDPDATRCQFLPPVEGCFPRCPKNMVLDEVTRRCVYTEDCVSLPPTPTPFAFVTQSNKTTTPSTPATTTTATTTARPTTTTTTTPTTTTTTTTTTTTTTRATTTSSTTVRPTTTTITTTTPSTTSSTERVTTPSAPPPAPPTILTPSTPPDTTTLIMTEVTPPQTTAATPMTTTATPTTVPTEATTISVTSSPPPPTTIASTTSSPTTISTLALTPPITSTRPPLTSPTTAVTTAPTSTISVLETTTETVTTPQTTPTDSTITTETPTPMETTTVAVTTTVTLPTTVEPTSEQVTTEIVTSPGTSPVTDEGSTTPPFVFPTAPCTPPYSYRIDECAELICFNGELLLHNSSLHCRHDSTQPQCSLLGLPILTNTDPCCPLWQCPCRCTVMSDLRVITFDGNNVALYDNGSYILVKLPIETIIGTVEKCPTSQSVNSIRRISPTGGTSGLCFKKLNITTSSHRIIINRLERKVTVNYRPVKLPFSRHSLYVEDTGSMYLIHSPGGVSIQWYHSTGIMVLQYSTPYNASMPTQGLCGCCDGNPEDDLKLPNGTVVREVGDMMLFLQGWRVPTTDETEHARRVGDNCTTGDCSTCLSMLRQRAFMPCHNKVPPEQFCDIMWAGDLHYKDHQCDFLAAYVAVCYTHQVCISWRRHNFCPLRCPPGKEYQPCVSTCTSRTCVNRDYYEETTCSFVREECVCRSGTILHRADSPYCVTEDRCVCTDNEGNPRSPGEVWNGSARGCCLYTCVENGSVVAVEPDCNTVLTPLCEREGEYVLDVLEEGACCPKKICECNMTICDSEAPPCDNGNRLVIGYSALSCCPEYRCECDPMACPPVSPPNCREDQFLVEVRGQSSCCYSFLCVCESCIEPIPTCSNGEILAVDLNTTNSCCPHYHCVCDVNLCPESSMSCAPGLSLVQTTLPGLCCPQHHCECQCEDSSLPICQVGEVLVDVPEGNTNCGCPQHICQKAEVCLFQGLTVLSPGQSLVQYFEGELCYTVHCLHHRDPDSGFYSLEITSVNCSQKCGPHQVYAPSSDPQVCCGSCKNVSCTFTNENGTTEIFAAGSTWVENCTRYDCMETAVGAVILGSGVVCPPFNDTECTQNGGMVQSYVDGCCRTCSGVGVLPFTDNPLTPTGSTNCDTGKEDGKTCKRVAIRTTIRKDDCRSNTPVTVYSCDGKCPSATIFNFNINSHARFCKCCRESGLQTRSVSLYCSRNATLVEYHFQEPLDCSCQWH, from the exons ATGAACTTGAAGTGGACAGTGAAACGATTTCTTCTGGTGTCGTTGTCAGTCTCCCACTTGCTGTCACTTGAGG GAGCTCAGAGCCGACTTTCTGTCAGAGAGGAAAGACTACAGAG aagggCTAATGCACTTCGGAGGAAACGGGATCTCCTCGGGGAGGAGGTTGGTATACACCTAAGAGAACCAGAGGAG ACATATAGGCCGCTGCTGTCGGAGGGTACACTGTCACGCAGCATTTTACACAACTACACAGCCAGAGATGCCTCTTCAG AATATTGCGGCTGCCTCAATGGGGGCTGGTGTCAGGAGGGCGGTGTGTGTGACTGCGCTCAGTTCCAGGCACTGGGAGACCGCTGCCAGATCa TACCTAACCAGGGCCAGGATAGGGACGGGATCTGCAGGTCATGGGGTCAGCACCACTATGAGACATTTGATGGAACATACTTCTACTTCCCTGGAACCTGCTCCTACATTCTGGCCCAGGACTGCCACTCAGCTACACCACAGTACACAGTGTGG GTCCACAACAGCAGAGTGTGTGATGGGAGTGTGTATTCATGCCCAAGAGCTCTCAGTCTGTTCTTCCCAAATGAGGAGGAGATCCATATCTCTGGATATCAGGTCCACCAGGGAGGTCGCAG gCTAAGTCTACCTCAGACTGTAGGCGGTGTGTTTATTGAGCGACTGGCTGATTACCTGCTCGTGAAGAGTGTGTTTGGCTTCTCGTTGGCCTGGGACGGAGGCTCAGGTGTCTACCTGAAGATGAGCGAGGAGCACCAGGGTGCTCCCTGTGGCCTGTGCGGGAACTTCAATCACCTCGCTGGCGATGACCTCACCACCGCTCGTG GAATCCGCACTGATGAACCTGCAATGTTTGCTAACAGCTGGTCAGTGGATTTGCCTCATGAGAGAGCCTGTCCCTCTGTAGATCTTGACTTCAATGGGCCCTGCCAGTCTGAGTCCGACATGGAT gATGCCATAGAGAAATGCAGTGCGCTTCTCTTCTTCCCGTTTCTGTCATGTCATGAAAACATTGACCCAAATCCCTTTGTGGCCAGCTGTGtgtctgacctctgtgt atcTGATGATGAGGAAACGTTTTGTCGAGCCTTGGTGGAGTACACCCGAGCCTGCTCTCATGTTGGATATCCAGTGAGGGAGTGGAGGGACAGCTTCCCTTCTTGTA ATGATGGCTGTGAGGAGAGCTTTGTCTATAGAGACTGCATCAGCTGCTGTCCACCTACCTGCACATTCGAGAAAGAGTGTCTGGGAACCAACCTGCATTGTCTGGACGGCTGCTACTGTCCTGATG GTCTTATCCTACAGAATGGAACATGTATCGCAGTTTCTCAGTGTCCATGTGTTTATCATGGAGCATCATATATACAAGGACATGTGCTTCAACAGGGCTGCAGTGTTTG TGTGTGCATGGGAGGAGTGTGGAACTGCACCGAGAACAACTGCACAG CGGAGTGCTCGGTGGTGGGGGACGTGTTCGTGACAACGTTTGATGGGAGGATGTTTCTCCAGCCGGGGGCGTGTCAGTACGTCCTGGCGAAGAGCCGCAGTGGCAGCAGATTCACTGTCACGCTGCAATATACGACCTGTGCAGAG CATCAGGTGTGTATTCAGTCAGTGACAGTGGTGCTGGATGAAGATGTGAGTCATCAGATCACTTTGACCAGAGAGGCCGAGGTGATAATAGGTGTCAACCCGGCACCTGCCCTGCCATATATTGATG GTATAGTGGAGGTCCGGAGGCTGACCTCAGTGTTTACACAGCTGAAGGTAGGGATTGGTCTGAGGGTACATTATGATGGTCGAGGAGGGCAGGTTTACCTGCAGCTGGACAGCCAATGGCGTGGACAGACATTGGGCCTCTGTGGAACCTTCAATGGAAACCTACGAGATGACTTTCT gtcTCCCGCAGGTATGATAGAGGGCACTCCCCAACTTCATGCCAATGTTTGGAAGGTGTCATCTGCTTGTGTTGCACCCGTTAACCTGCCCATTATAGATCCCTGTGAGATGAACCAGCACAATG TTTTCTATGCAACCCAGTGTGAGGTGCTCTTGGGGAGTGTATTTGCTCCGTGTCATGGTTACATCAGTCCAAACGTCTACCAGCAGCAGTGCCGCTACCAGGCCTGTCGCTGTGGGAGCAGCTGTCTGTGCACGGCGCTGGCTCACTACGCTTACCTCTGCTCCAAACATGGAGTCAACCTAAATTTCAGATCACATGTCTCTGAATGTG GGGTGGTGTGCCTCGGCGGCATGCTGTACCATTCTTGTGCGTCGTCCTGTGGGCGGTCATGTCGGGCTCTGTCGAGCACCGAGACGTGTCACCCTGACGACTGTGCCGAGGGGTGCGGCTGTCCAGACGGCAGCTTTTATGACGATGTGCGCCAGCGCTGTGTGCAACT GTCTCAGTGTCATTGTTACTCAATGGGCGGTGTGTCACAGCCAGGAGAGGTGACCTTCAGCGCCTCGGGCCCCTG CCTGTGCAGAAATGGGAAGATGGAGTGTGTGCCAGAGGAAAAAG AGCCTGATAGTGTGGAGGTCGGCGATTGTCCAGAAGGGAAAGTGTACCACAGCTGCACCGAGCAGAGAGGAGGCGTGGCGTGTGCACCGACCTGCCGTAACCTGATGTTGAACCTCACATGCCCTCCCAACACACCATGCATCCCTGgctgtgtctgtcctcctgg GCTGGTGCTGCACCATGGGGGGTGTTACTATCCAGAGAACTGCCCCTGTGCCTGGCTGGGCCTTGAGTACCTGCCTGGAGAAACTGTGGAAACATCATGTTACAAATG tgtgtgtcacCGCGGCTATTTCAACTGCAGCTACTCCCCGTGTCCAGCTGTGTGTACAGTCTACAGCGACAGACACTACCACACCTTCGATGGCCTTGAGTACGACTACTACTCTGACTGTCAGGTCTATCTGCTTAAA AGTGCAGGAGAAACCGAGGTGTCCATAGTTTCCCAAAACAAGGACTGCTATGAGAGCGGCATTGTGTGCATGAAAATACTGGTCATTCACGTGGGACTTACCAAAATCTACTTCACTGACAACTCCGGCAACCCT agTCCGTCCACTGTTGTGGGACGAGGGTCAGAGTTTGAGTTGTGGAAAGCCGGCTACTACACCGTGGTGCAGTTTTCCAACCAGGACTTGACCATCCTCTGGGACCGCAAGACGACTGTACACATCAGAGCTGGACCTCAGTGGAAG GGCCTCCTCAGCGGGCTGTGTGGAAATTTTGACAGCGTGACAGTGAACGATATGACCACCTCCAGCCACATGGAAGTCAATAATGCGCAGACCTTTGGAGACAGCTGGGCCCTGGGACAG TGTGAAAGTGACCATGTAGTTGAGCGACCGTGTGAAGGGGACTTGGGGAGACAGCCGTACGCCAAGAGGGAGTGTGCTCTCCTCTACAGCGATGTCTTTGCACCCTGTCACAACGTG GTGGATGTGGCCTGGTTCTATAGGAACTGCCTGACAGACACTTGCAATTGTAACCGCGGGGGTGATTGTGAGTGTCTCTGTACATCCATCGCTGCGTATGCTCACAAATGCTGTCAACAAGGCATCACAATACACTGGCGATCTCCCTCTGTTTGTc CCTATGATTGCGAATATTATAATCTAG AACTCGGCAATGGCCCATTTTCTTTGGTGAGTGCCGTCTATAATGACACCATGTTTGGAGTGAATCgcaccagcagctctgtgtttcctctggtaAGAGAGAGATTGGGGCAGTTGCCTGCCCCAGGCCTACTGTTCAACTTCATGATCACAGCAGGCCTGCAGAAGGAGAGAACATCAC GTGTCCCTGTGGTGTCACTGGAGTCTGCAGAGAGACCAAACTATTTCCTGGCCGTGTCCGGGCGCAGCCGTCTTCAGCTGGAGCACTGGAGTCGAGGGGAAGAGTTTAGTCGCCGGGCAACCTTTATCCAGCACCAGGGGCTGTTTCTGCCAGGTCACACCTCGTTCGAGCTCATCGGCCAACCAGGAATCTTTCTGACGCTGACACGCACTTCTGCACGAGCCCAGAGATATGACACCTCAGAGGGCTTCAAATCGGGAAGCAGCTTCACGCTGGAGG AGAGCAGTATTGTGATACCTTACCGGATGATGTGCGAGTGGCGTTACCAGGCCTGTGCGAGCCCCTGTGTCCACACGTGCAGTGACCCAGATGCCACACGCTGCCAGTTCCTGCCTCC TGTGGAGGGCTGCTTCCCACGTTGTCCGAAGAACATGGTGCTCGATGAAGTAACAAGAAGATGTGTCTACACAGAAGACT GTGTGTCCTTACCTCCGACTCCCACACCCTTTGCATTTGTGACGCAGTCCAACAAAACTACTACACCTTCAACTCCAGCCACAACCACCACAGCTACCACTACCGCAAGGCCGacaactaccaccaccacaactcccactaccaccaccacaacaacaacaaccaccactacAACCACCAGAGCAACAACTACCTCCTCCACTACTGTCAGGCCCACGACAACCACAATCACCACCACTACTCCCAGTACAACATCATCCACCGAGCGTGTCACCACTCCATccgcacctcctcctgctcctcccacCATTCTTACTCCCTCAACACCTCCAGACACAACCACTCTCATCATGACTGAAGTGACCCCTCCTCAAACCACAGCGGCCACTCCTATGACCACCACGGCAACGCCCACCACTGTACCCACCGAGGCCACCACAATATCTGtgacttcttctcctccaccccctACTACCATCGCTTCCACCACCTCCAGTCCGACTACCATTAGCACACTAGCATTAACACCTCCCATAACCTCCACCCGACCTCCTCTAACGTCACCCACCACAGCTGTCACAACGGCCCCCACCTCCACCATTTCTGTCCTCGAAACCACCACTGAAACTGTGACCACTCCCCAAACTACACCAACAGATTCAACCATCACCACAGAGACCCCAACCCCAATGGAAACCACCACAGTAGCCGTGACGACCACAGTAACTCTCCCTACAACTGTAGAGCCCACTTCTGAGCAGGTGACCACAGAAATAGTGACAAGTCCTGGGACCTCTCCTGTAACGGATGAAGGATCGACCACACCTCCATTTGTTTTCCCCACAGCCCCCTGCACA CCGCCATACTCCTACCGCATCGACGAGTGTGCAGAGCTGATCTGTTTCAATggagagctgctgcttcacaactCCTCTCTCCATTGTCGCCACGACAGCACCCAGCCCCAGTGCAGCCTGCTGGGCCTGCCCATCCTCACCAACACAGACCCCTGCTGTCCACTGTGGCAGTGTCCCT GTCGCTGCACTGTGATGTCAGACCTGCGTGTGATCACCTTCGACGGCAACAATGTTGCCTTGTATGACAATGGCTCTTACATCCTGGTCAAACTGCCCATAGAGACCATTATTGGAACTGTGGAGAAATGTCCGACCAGCCAG aGTGTGAACTCCATCAGACGAATT agtccAACAGGTGGAACATCTGGTCTTTGTTTCAAGAAGCTGAACATCACAACCTCCTCCCACAGGATCATTATCAACCGACTGGAACGCAAA GTGACCGTGAACTACAGACCTGTCAAACTCCCGTTCTCCCGTCACTCCCTGTATGTGGAAGACACAGGCAGCATGTATCTGATTCATTCACCTGGTGGGGTCAGCATACAGTGGTATCACAGCACTGGTATCATGGTGCTGCAGTACAGTACCCCTTATAATGCATCTATGCCGACTCAAGGCCTGTGCG GTTGTTGTGATGGGAACCCAGAAGACGACTTGAAGCTGCCCAACGGCACCGTGGTCCGAGAGGTGGGAGACATGATGCTCTTCCTGCAGGGATGGAGAGTGCCAACCACCGATGAAACCGAACACGCACGCAGGGTCGGAGACAACTGCACCACCGGGGATTGCTCCACCTGTCTCTCCATGCTGCGCCAGAGAGCCTTCATGCCATGCCACAACAAG gtgccTCCGGAGCAGTTCTGTGACATCATGTGGGCTGGAGACCTGCACTACAAAGATCACCAGTGTGACTTTCTGGCGGCGTACGTGGCCGTCTGCTACACACATCAAGTCTGCATCAGCTGGAGACGACACAATTTCTGCC CGCTGCGATGTCCCCCTGGTAAGGAGTATCAGCCGTGTGTGAGCACCTGCACCAGCCGCACCTGTGTGAACAGAGACTACTACGAGGAGACCACCTGCTCCTTTGTCAGAGAGGAGTGTGTTTGTCGCAGTGGAACCATCCTGCACCGTGCTGACTCCCCGTACTGTGTAACTGAGGATCGCTGTG TGTGCACAGATAATGAGGGTAACCCCCGGTCCCCGGGCGAGGTGTGGAACGGCTCTGCTCGCGGCTGCTGTCTGTACACATGTGTGGAGAATGGCTCTGTGGTGGCTGTTGAACCAGACTGTAACACTGTCCTGACACCActgtgtgagagggagggagagtatGTGCTGGATGTACTGGAGGAAGGAGCCTGCTGCCCCAAGAAGATCTGCG AGTGCAACATGACCATCTGTGACAGTGAAGCTCCACCCTGTGATAACGGGAACAGGCTCGTCATTGGTTACAGCGCTCTGTCCTGCTGCCCCGAGTACAGATGTG AGTGTGACCCCATGGCGTGCCCCCCCGTCTCGCCCCCCAACTGCAGAGAAGATCAGTTCCTAGTGGAGGTCCGGGGGCAGAGCTCCTGCTGCTACTCTTTCCTATGTG TGTGTGAGTCGTGTATTGAACCCATTCCAACTTGCTCGAACGGGGAAATTCTGGCTGTGGATCTAAACACCACCAACAGCTGCTGTCCACACTACCACTgtg tgtgtgatgtCAACCTGTGTCCTGAATCATCTATGAGCTGtgcacctggtctctctctggtTCAAACTACTCTCCCCGGGCTTTGCTGTCCACAGCATCACTgcg AATGCCAATGTGAGGACAGCTCTCTCCCCATCTGTCAGGTG GGAGAGGTGCTGGTTGATGTTCCAGAAGGCAACACTAACTGCGGCTGTCCTCAGCATATATGCC agaagGCAGAAGTGTGTCTTTTCCAAGGGTTGACAGTGTTGAGCCCAGGCCAGTCTCTGGTTCAGTACTTTGAGGGCGAGCTGTGTTACACCGTCCACTGCCTGCATCACAGAGATCCAGACTCAGGCTTCTACTCTTTGGAAATCACCTCAGTCAACTGTTCCCAGAAATGTGGTCCA CACCAGGTGTACGCGCCGTCCTCAGACCCTCAGGTGTGCTGCGGCTCCTGTAAAAATGTCTCCTGCACTTTCACCAATGAAAACGGCACAACAGAGATTTTCGCT GCAGGGAGTACCTGGGTGGAGAACTGCACACGTTACGACTGCATGGAGACTGCAGTGGGAGCAGTGATCCTTGGCTCTGGGGTGGTTTGTCCGCCATTCAATGACACAGAATGTACTCAG aatGGCGGTATGGTACAGAGCTACGTGGACGGCTGCTGCAGGACAT GTTCTGGAGTTGGTGTTTTGCCATTTACAGATAATCCACTAACTCCCACTGGTAGTACTAACTGTGACACAG gtAAAGAGGATGGTAAGACGTGCAAACGCGTGGCCATCCGGACGACCATTAGAAAAGACGACTGCAGGAGCAATACACCg GTCACAGTATATTCTTGCGACGGGAAATGTCCGTCTGCCACCATATTCAACTTTAACATCAACAGTCACGCCAGGTTCTGTAAGTGCTGCCGCGAGAGTGGACTTCAAACGCGTTCCGTCTCGCTCTACTGCTCTCGCAACGCCACGCTCGTGGAGTACCACTTCCAGGAGCCTCTGGACTGTTCCTGCCAATGGCACTGA